The Phoenix dactylifera cultivar Barhee BC4 chromosome 15, palm_55x_up_171113_PBpolish2nd_filt_p, whole genome shotgun sequence genome contains a region encoding:
- the LOC103707898 gene encoding protein LNK1-like isoform X10 encodes MSDHEVANIVWDEFDESNHHIVPHQGGKSVNEAVVLGDFLKKPQYEVGNEAGKSTSNRGSRNKNVLLGKEQRAFCPSPKGGSSTVPEGSSTHASRKVVPAFYDPNSFNGFTSLTSQDDAGLVFVENEQLNRKNDLPYHDLPDIGNFEDIDRLLRTCDSTFGQGSSIAEELSWFSSSSHSTYGIGDTSKSCSQSSVLGPASLNGTPAYCSSITNILPGKNLLAADSDKSLSHGYQSFALVSDSENKGDCPLQEKYLLLQLQTYDGGGGTEIKSTLMHVSNGSSLNECENLNTLLQINMHSKQLEDNTYLKEMKNIDLQNLQENQIWGSDSSSYMHTFSPDAQLEGSRTLYQDLFTQTASSILSAMTPEEINEKPCLRQNLCSALTVKHLPHLAPSTSITSCQEQHHRFQQETRGDSVQKDKSLELPATNIDSSTVQESPYMISASSDDISLKAISFQQLQDVVVQLDVGAKLCIRDSLYRLARNAEKRHNFACANNSSRESRGGILDTEEPNRYAEYITTETETNPVYHSIAHLLCHRPSQTATRSVESSMLLESHMIDEQIHGHITASRK; translated from the exons ATGTCAGATCATGAG GTTGCAAATATTGTTTGGGACGAATTTGATGAGAGCAATCATCATATAGTGCCTCATCAAGGTGGTAAAAGTGTTAATGAAGCTGTAGTATTAGGTGATTTTCTTAAGAAGCCACAATATGAAGTAGGAAATGAAGCTGGAAAGAGCACAAGCAACAGAGGATCTAGGAATAAAAATGTTCTTCTGGGAAAAGAACAAAGAGCCTTTTGCCCTTCTCCAAAGGGTGGAAGCTCAACGGTGCCGGAGGGCTCATCGACTCATGCATCTAGAAAAGTAGTTCCAGCATTTTATGATCCAAATTCCTTCAATGGCTTCACTTCTTTAACTTCCCAAGATG ATGCTGGACTTGTTTTTGTGGAAAATGAACAACTGAACAGAAAAAATGATCTTCCATATCATGATTTGCCTGATATTGGCAATTTTGAGGATATTGATAGACTGCTTAG AACTTGTGATTCCACATTTGGGCAAGGAAGCAGCATTGCAGAAGAGCTATCATGGTTTTCATCTTCTTCACATAGCACCTATGGGATAGGAGATACTTCCAAGTCATGCTCACAATCTTCAGTTTTAGGCCCAGCATCTTTAAATGGTACACCAGCATATTGTAGCTCAATAACCAACATTTTACCTGGAAAAAATCTATTGGCTGCTGATAGTGATAAGTCCTTGAGTCATGGTTACCAATCTTTTGCATTGGTTAGTGATAGTGAAAATAAGGGTGACTGTCCGCTACAGGAAAAG TACTTGCTTCTACAGCTGCAGACATATGATGGGGGTGGAGGTACTGAGATTAAATCAACACTTATGCATGTTAGCAACGGAAGTAGCTTGAATGAATGTGAGAATCTTAATACG CTTCTACAGATTAATATGCACTCAAAGCAGCTGGAAGACAATACTTATTTGAAGGAAATGAAAAATATCGACCTTCAGAATCTACAA GAAAATCAAATCTGGGGATCTGATTCTTCAAGCTACATGCACACCTTCAGTCCTGATGCACAACTGGAGGGCAGCCGTACTTTGTATCAGGATCTGTTTACACAGACAGCATCAAGTATTTTATCTG CTATGACGCCTGAGGAAATCAATGAAAAACCATGCCTTCGACAGAACTTATGTTCTGCATTGACTGTTAAGCATCTACCTCACCTGGCTCCATCTACAAGTATAACTTCATGTCAGGAACAACACCATAGATTTCAGCAAGAAACTAGAGGTGACAGTGTGCAAAAGGACAAAAGCCTTGAACTTCCCGCAACTAATATAGATTCTTCAACAGTACAAGAGAGCCCTTACATGATATCTGCTTCTTCTGATGATATCTCACTGAAAGCAATTAGCTTTCAACAGCTTCAGGATGTTGTGGTTCAG TTGGATGTTGGAGCAAAACTATGCATAAGAGATAGCTTGTACCGTTTGGCAAGGAATGCTGAAAAAAGGCATAATTTTGCTTGCGCGAATAATTCCAGCAGAGAGAGTAGAGGAGGAATTTTGGACACAGAGGAACCAAACAG GTATGCAGAATATATAACTACTGAAACTGAGACAAATCCAGTATATCACTCCATTGCACATTTACTTTGCCACAGACCGTCACAGACTGCGACAAGATCAGTTGAAAGTTCTATGTTACTAGAATCACATATGATT GATGAACAGATTCATGGTCACATTACAGCTTCCAGGAAGTAA
- the LOC103707898 gene encoding protein LNK1-like isoform X14 translates to MIFHIMICLILAILRILIDCLGSLYSSYSRSGFLFLQQFLIFSTMMIAFICFLFFFFRRTCDSTFGQGSSIAEELSWFSSSSHSTYGIGDTSKSCSQSSVLGPASLNGTPAYCSSITNILPGKNLLAADSDKSLSHGYQSFALVSDSENKGDCPLQEKYLLLQLQTYDGGGGTEIKSTLMHVSNGSSLNECENLNTLLQINMHSKQLEDNTYLKEMKNIDLQNLQENQIWGSDSSSYMHTFSPDAQLEGSRTLYQDLFTQTASSILSGSEYNPSSSCKVSAHVGNYFPHCMENLPLTLSKPPAMTPEEINEKPCLRQNLCSALTVKHLPHLAPSTSITSCQEQHHRFQQETRGDSVQKDKSLELPATNIDSSTVQESPYMISASSDDISLKAISFQQLQDVVVQLDVGAKLCIRDSLYRLARNAEKRHNFACANNSSRESRGGILDTEEPNRYAEYITTETETNPVYHSIAHLLCHRPSQTATRSVESSMLLESHMIDEQIHGHITASRK, encoded by the exons ATGATCTTCCATATCATGATTTGCCTGATATTGGCAATTTTGAGGATATTGATAGACTGCTTAGGTAGCTTATATAGCTCTTATTCTAGATCTGGCTTCTTATTTCTACAGcaatttctaatattttctaCCATGATGATTGCTttcatttgttttctttttttcttttttcggagAACTTGTGATTCCACATTTGGGCAAGGAAGCAGCATTGCAGAAGAGCTATCATGGTTTTCATCTTCTTCACATAGCACCTATGGGATAGGAGATACTTCCAAGTCATGCTCACAATCTTCAGTTTTAGGCCCAGCATCTTTAAATGGTACACCAGCATATTGTAGCTCAATAACCAACATTTTACCTGGAAAAAATCTATTGGCTGCTGATAGTGATAAGTCCTTGAGTCATGGTTACCAATCTTTTGCATTGGTTAGTGATAGTGAAAATAAGGGTGACTGTCCGCTACAGGAAAAG TACTTGCTTCTACAGCTGCAGACATATGATGGGGGTGGAGGTACTGAGATTAAATCAACACTTATGCATGTTAGCAACGGAAGTAGCTTGAATGAATGTGAGAATCTTAATACG CTTCTACAGATTAATATGCACTCAAAGCAGCTGGAAGACAATACTTATTTGAAGGAAATGAAAAATATCGACCTTCAGAATCTACAA GAAAATCAAATCTGGGGATCTGATTCTTCAAGCTACATGCACACCTTCAGTCCTGATGCACAACTGGAGGGCAGCCGTACTTTGTATCAGGATCTGTTTACACAGACAGCATCAAGTATTTTATCTGGTAGTGAGTATAATCCTTCCTCTTCTTGTAAAGTCTCAGCACATGTTGGAAATTATTTTCCACACTGCATGGAGAACTTGCCTCTTACTTTGTCCAAGCCTCCAGCTATGACGCCTGAGGAAATCAATGAAAAACCATGCCTTCGACAGAACTTATGTTCTGCATTGACTGTTAAGCATCTACCTCACCTGGCTCCATCTACAAGTATAACTTCATGTCAGGAACAACACCATAGATTTCAGCAAGAAACTAGAGGTGACAGTGTGCAAAAGGACAAAAGCCTTGAACTTCCCGCAACTAATATAGATTCTTCAACAGTACAAGAGAGCCCTTACATGATATCTGCTTCTTCTGATGATATCTCACTGAAAGCAATTAGCTTTCAACAGCTTCAGGATGTTGTGGTTCAG TTGGATGTTGGAGCAAAACTATGCATAAGAGATAGCTTGTACCGTTTGGCAAGGAATGCTGAAAAAAGGCATAATTTTGCTTGCGCGAATAATTCCAGCAGAGAGAGTAGAGGAGGAATTTTGGACACAGAGGAACCAAACAG GTATGCAGAATATATAACTACTGAAACTGAGACAAATCCAGTATATCACTCCATTGCACATTTACTTTGCCACAGACCGTCACAGACTGCGACAAGATCAGTTGAAAGTTCTATGTTACTAGAATCACATATGATT GATGAACAGATTCATGGTCACATTACAGCTTCCAGGAAGTAA